Proteins encoded by one window of Serratia nevei:
- a CDS encoding FadR/GntR family transcriptional regulator: protein MPLNAQQQAAQRNLSYLLAEKLGQQILAGDYQAGSILPGEMELGEQFGVSRTAVREAVKMLAAKGMLLPRPRIGTRVMPQSQWNFLDQDLLTWWMTRENFDQVMQHFLILRTSLEPQACALAANHASPQQTKLLAELMAEMRALHTQFDRERWIQVDTQFHQLIYEASGNPFLTSFANLFSSVYQSYFRAITGNEVIKLRHHQAIVDAILAGDSAGALVACQVLLKEKD, encoded by the coding sequence ATGCCGCTAAATGCACAACAACAGGCCGCCCAACGCAATCTTTCTTATCTGCTTGCAGAGAAACTCGGCCAACAAATTCTGGCGGGCGATTATCAGGCCGGCAGCATCCTGCCCGGTGAAATGGAACTGGGCGAGCAATTCGGCGTCAGCCGCACCGCAGTACGCGAAGCAGTAAAGATGTTAGCCGCCAAAGGCATGTTGTTGCCGCGCCCACGTATCGGCACCCGCGTGATGCCGCAAAGCCAATGGAATTTTCTCGATCAGGATTTACTGACCTGGTGGATGACGCGGGAAAACTTCGATCAGGTGATGCAACACTTCCTTATCCTGCGCACTTCGCTGGAGCCGCAGGCCTGCGCGTTGGCGGCAAACCACGCCAGCCCGCAGCAAACCAAGCTGCTGGCGGAGCTGATGGCGGAAATGCGCGCGCTGCATACCCAGTTTGATCGCGAGCGTTGGATCCAGGTCGATACCCAATTCCACCAGCTCATCTACGAGGCCAGCGGCAACCCGTTCCTGACCTCGTTCGCCAACCTGTTCAGTTCGGTGTACCAAAGCTACTTCCGCGCCATCACCGGCAATGAAGTGATCAAGCTGCGCCATCATCAGGCTATCGTCGATGCGATACTCGCCGGAGACAGCGCCGGCGCGCTCGTCGCCTGCCAGGTGCTGCTGAAAGAGAAAGACTAG
- the mdtD gene encoding multidrug transporter subunit MdtD — protein sequence MTQSARSMAGLPWIAAMAFFMQALDATILNTALPAIAQSLGRSPLAMQSAVISYTLTVAMLIPVSGWLADRFGTRRVFIFAVTLFTLGSLLCALSPTLSVLVASRVLQGIGGAMMMPVARLALLRAYPRSELLPVLNFVTMPGLVGPILGPLLGGWLVTYATWHWIFLINIPIGLLGIVYARKYMPDFTTPKRRFDFLGFMLFGLSLVLISTGLELFGERVLASYISLGILLSGFVMLFGYIAHARRHPQPLIGLDLFKTRTFSVGIAGNVASRLGTGCVPFLMPLMLQVGFGYTAIVAGCMMAPTAIGSLMAKSTVTQVLRWFGYRKTLVGITVIIGVLIAQFALQSPGMPLWLMILPLFVLGMAMSTQFTAMNTISLADLNDANASAGNSVLAVTQQLSISFGVAISAAVLRFYESLSLGTMIDHFHYTFITMGIVTVASALVFMLLRRKDGRNLISGQESKKEAKAAS from the coding sequence ATGACCCAATCCGCGCGCAGTATGGCAGGACTACCGTGGATCGCCGCAATGGCGTTCTTTATGCAGGCGCTGGACGCCACCATCCTTAACACCGCGCTGCCGGCGATCGCCCAAAGCCTGGGGCGTTCACCGCTGGCGATGCAATCGGCCGTCATCAGCTACACGCTGACGGTGGCGATGCTGATCCCGGTCAGCGGCTGGCTGGCGGACCGCTTCGGCACCCGCCGCGTGTTCATCTTCGCCGTGACGTTATTCACCCTTGGCTCGCTGCTGTGCGCCCTGTCCCCTACGTTAAGCGTGCTGGTCGCCTCTCGCGTGCTGCAAGGCATCGGCGGCGCGATGATGATGCCGGTCGCGCGGTTGGCGCTGCTGCGCGCCTATCCGCGCAGCGAACTGCTGCCGGTGCTGAACTTCGTCACCATGCCCGGCCTGGTCGGGCCGATTCTCGGGCCGCTGCTGGGCGGCTGGCTGGTCACCTACGCCACCTGGCACTGGATTTTCCTGATCAATATCCCTATCGGCCTGCTCGGCATCGTCTATGCGCGCAAGTACATGCCGGACTTCACCACGCCCAAGCGCCGCTTCGATTTCCTTGGCTTCATGCTGTTCGGCCTGAGCCTGGTGCTGATCTCTACCGGGCTGGAGCTGTTTGGCGAGCGGGTGCTGGCGAGCTACATTTCGCTGGGCATTCTGCTCAGCGGCTTCGTGATGCTGTTCGGCTATATCGCGCACGCACGCCGCCATCCTCAGCCGCTGATCGGTCTCGACCTGTTCAAAACCCGCACCTTCTCGGTCGGTATCGCCGGCAACGTCGCCTCCAGGCTGGGAACCGGCTGCGTGCCGTTTTTAATGCCGCTCATGCTGCAGGTGGGATTCGGCTATACGGCGATCGTCGCCGGCTGCATGATGGCGCCGACCGCCATCGGTTCGCTGATGGCGAAATCCACCGTCACTCAGGTGCTGCGCTGGTTCGGCTACCGTAAAACGCTGGTCGGCATCACCGTTATCATCGGGGTGCTGATCGCCCAGTTCGCCCTGCAAAGCCCGGGCATGCCGCTGTGGCTGATGATCCTGCCGCTGTTCGTGCTGGGCATGGCGATGTCCACCCAGTTCACCGCCATGAACACCATCAGCCTGGCGGATTTGAACGACGCCAACGCCAGCGCCGGCAACAGCGTCCTGGCGGTCACCCAGCAGCTGTCCATCAGCTTCGGCGTGGCAATCAGCGCGGCGGTGCTGCGTTTTTACGAATCCCTGTCGTTAGGCACCATGATCGACCACTTCCATTACACCTTTATCACCATGGGGATCGTCACCGTGGCGTCGGCGCTGGTGTTTATGTTGCTGAGAAGGAAGGATGGCCGCAATTTGATCAGCGGCCAGGAAAGCAAGAAAGAAGCGAAGGCGGCCAGTTAA
- the rbsR gene encoding ribose operon transcriptional repressor RbsR: MATMKDVARLAGVSTSTVSHVVNNNRFVSDSVRDKVMAAVEQLNYAPSALARSLKLNQTRTIGMLVTASNNPFYAEVVRGVERSCYERGYSLILCNTEEDAARMNRSMETLLQKRVDGLLLMCTENHRPSQDALSRYPSLPIVMMDWAPFEGANDIIQDNSLLGGEMATDHLIACGYRKIACIAGPQDKTTARHRLEGYRNAMRRAGLPVPPGYEVHCDFEFEGGVNAMRQLLALDEPPHAVFAGNDAVAVGVYQALYQAGLSVPQDMAVMGYDDIELARYLAPPLSTIHQPKDSLGELAIDALINRLQNPERAPQVLVLTPELVERASVGRR, encoded by the coding sequence TTGGCCACCATGAAAGATGTCGCCCGCCTGGCGGGCGTTTCAACCTCTACCGTTTCGCATGTGGTCAACAACAATCGCTTTGTCAGCGACAGCGTGCGCGACAAGGTCATGGCGGCCGTGGAACAGCTGAACTATGCGCCTTCCGCGCTGGCGCGCAGCCTGAAGCTCAATCAGACGCGCACCATCGGCATGCTGGTGACCGCCAGTAACAACCCGTTTTATGCCGAAGTGGTGCGTGGCGTGGAGCGCAGCTGCTATGAACGCGGCTACAGCCTGATCCTGTGCAACACCGAAGAAGACGCCGCGCGCATGAACCGCAGTATGGAGACGCTGCTGCAAAAGCGCGTCGACGGTTTGCTGCTGATGTGCACCGAAAACCACCGGCCATCGCAAGATGCCCTGAGCCGCTACCCGTCACTGCCGATCGTCATGATGGACTGGGCGCCGTTCGAGGGCGCCAACGACATTATTCAGGATAACTCGCTGCTGGGCGGCGAGATGGCGACCGATCATCTGATCGCCTGCGGTTACCGCAAGATCGCCTGCATCGCCGGCCCGCAGGATAAAACCACCGCCCGTCACCGACTGGAAGGCTATCGCAACGCGATGCGGCGCGCCGGATTGCCGGTTCCGCCAGGGTATGAAGTGCATTGCGACTTTGAGTTTGAGGGCGGCGTGAACGCCATGCGCCAACTGCTGGCGCTGGACGAGCCGCCGCATGCGGTGTTCGCCGGTAACGACGCGGTGGCGGTGGGCGTTTATCAGGCGCTATATCAGGCCGGGCTTTCCGTGCCGCAGGATATGGCGGTGATGGGCTACGATGACATTGAGTTGGCGCGTTATCTGGCGCCGCCGCTGAGCACCATTCATCAGCCGAAGGATTCGCTGGGCGAACTGGCGATCGATGCGCTGATCAATCGCCTGCAAAACCCGGAGCGCGCGCCCCAGGTGCTGGTGCTGACGCCCGAGCTGGTGGAACGCGCCTCGGTGGGCCGCCGTTAA
- the rbsK gene encoding ribokinase, whose translation METGKLVVLGSINADHILNIEQFPHPGETVIGKQYKVAFGGKGANQAVAAGRSGAEIAFIACVGADDIGERVRRQLASDRIDTQPIEAIADSATGVALIFVNAEGENVIGIDAGANAAVTPDYLARYQQKVIDADALLMQLESPLDTVIAAARLAKQHHTQVILNPAPARELPDELLGMIDMITPNETEAQRLTGIAVDNDADAARAAQALHDKGIATVIITLGSRGVWLSENGNGKLVPGFKVQAVDTIAAGDTFNGALVTALLEGKIMADAVRFAHAAAAIAVTRPGAQPSVPWREEIDAFLQQQG comes from the coding sequence ATGGAAACAGGTAAGCTGGTGGTTCTTGGCAGCATCAATGCCGACCATATCCTCAATATTGAACAGTTCCCCCACCCGGGCGAAACGGTGATCGGGAAACAGTATAAGGTGGCGTTTGGCGGCAAGGGCGCGAATCAGGCGGTGGCGGCCGGGCGCAGCGGGGCGGAGATCGCCTTTATCGCCTGCGTGGGCGCTGACGACATCGGCGAACGTGTCCGCCGGCAGCTGGCGAGCGATCGCATTGATACCCAACCGATTGAAGCCATCGCCGACAGCGCCACCGGCGTGGCGCTGATCTTCGTCAACGCCGAAGGCGAGAACGTGATCGGCATCGATGCCGGCGCCAACGCCGCGGTGACGCCGGATTACCTGGCGCGCTACCAACAAAAAGTGATCGATGCCGACGCTTTGCTGATGCAGTTGGAGTCGCCGCTGGATACGGTGATCGCCGCCGCCCGCCTGGCGAAGCAGCATCACACGCAAGTGATCCTCAACCCGGCCCCGGCGCGTGAGCTGCCGGACGAGCTGCTGGGCATGATCGATATGATCACTCCGAATGAAACCGAAGCCCAGCGCCTGACCGGCATCGCCGTGGACAACGACGCCGATGCGGCGCGCGCGGCGCAGGCGCTGCACGACAAGGGCATCGCGACGGTGATCATCACCCTTGGCAGCCGCGGCGTGTGGCTGAGCGAAAACGGCAACGGCAAACTGGTGCCCGGCTTCAAGGTGCAAGCGGTGGATACCATCGCCGCCGGCGATACCTTTAATGGTGCGCTGGTCACAGCTCTGTTGGAAGGCAAGATCATGGCCGACGCGGTGCGTTTCGCCCATGCGGCGGCGGCGATCGCCGTGACCCGCCCTGGCGCGCAGCCTTCGGTGCCGTGGCGTGAAGAGATCGACGCCTTCTTGCAGCAGCAGGGGTGA